From one Deinococcus sp. NW-56 genomic stretch:
- a CDS encoding DUF433 domain-containing protein, whose amino-acid sequence MSPLDRITVDPRQCGGRPCIRGMRIRVSDLLDLLGQGIPETEILSDYPDLEREDIHAALLYAACYVGHPRRSA is encoded by the coding sequence ATGAGTCCCCTTGACCGGATCACCGTCGACCCGCGTCAGTGCGGTGGGCGCCCCTGCATCCGCGGGATGCGCATCCGGGTCAGCGACCTTCTGGACCTGCTGGGCCAGGGCATCCCCGAGACAGAGATCCTCTCCGACTATCCGGATCTCGAGCGCGAGGACATCCATGCCGCGCTGCTCTATGCCGCGTGCTACGTGGGCCATCCGCGACGGAGCGCCTGA
- a CDS encoding DUF262 domain-containing protein — protein MRPDKRGVLELFERPQRYVIPLYQRRYVWTEEKQWEPLWSDIRRRAEAELDQRGRVKPHFLGAVVLSNIRTFGRELQAFDVIDGQQRLTTFQLFLAAFRDVAKELGVQALERELERVTLNDGSLSHDLERYKVWPTRFDQSGFQRVLDRTPGDTIEQEVQASQKDFKFVPNTTAAYTYFLGELRTWLTEDPDPARRAEALFTALRRSLQVVTIELEEDDDPQVIFETLNARGEPLQPADLVRNHIFSDASRRGENVQTLFDHYWAPFDEDGSLWRTDESRGRVTRPQLAWFLTAFLTVKLEEDITAYAGVIRRGSLELSGTFRWSNPAPCAG, from the coding sequence ATGCGGCCTGACAAGCGTGGTGTCCTGGAGCTGTTCGAGCGTCCTCAGCGGTACGTCATCCCGCTCTATCAACGGCGGTACGTCTGGACGGAGGAGAAGCAGTGGGAACCGCTCTGGAGCGACATTCGCCGCCGTGCGGAGGCTGAACTCGACCAACGCGGCCGCGTCAAGCCCCACTTCCTGGGGGCCGTGGTGTTGTCGAACATCCGCACCTTCGGACGCGAGTTGCAGGCCTTCGACGTCATCGACGGCCAGCAGCGCCTGACGACCTTCCAGCTGTTCCTGGCCGCCTTTCGGGACGTGGCCAAGGAACTGGGTGTCCAGGCCCTGGAGCGGGAACTCGAGCGCGTCACGCTGAACGACGGCTCTCTCAGCCATGACCTGGAACGCTACAAGGTCTGGCCCACCCGGTTCGACCAGTCCGGGTTCCAGCGGGTGCTCGACCGCACTCCGGGGGACACGATCGAGCAGGAGGTGCAGGCCAGTCAGAAAGACTTCAAGTTCGTACCGAACACCACAGCCGCCTACACGTACTTCCTCGGCGAACTGCGCACCTGGCTGACCGAGGACCCTGATCCGGCACGGCGCGCCGAGGCGCTCTTCACGGCCCTGCGCCGCTCCCTGCAGGTCGTCACCATCGAACTGGAAGAGGACGACGACCCGCAGGTGATCTTCGAGACCCTGAACGCACGGGGCGAACCGCTGCAGCCGGCCGACCTGGTGCGGAACCACATCTTCAGCGACGCCTCCCGCCGGGGTGAGAACGTCCAGACCCTGTTCGACCACTACTGGGCCCCGTTCGACGAGGACGGCAGCCTGTGGCGCACCGACGAGTCCCGGGGCCGCGTCACCCGGCCGCAACTGGCCTGGTTCCTGACCGCTTTCCTGACCGTGAAGCTGGAAGAGGACATCACTGCGTACGCTGGCGTAATCCGGCGGGGGTCGCTGGAGTTATCCGGCACCTTCCGCTGGTCTAATCCGGCACCCTGCGCTGGTTGA
- the istA gene encoding IS21 family transposase produces the protein MRKIREVLRLKLELKLSDRLIGQSVQLARSTVQDYVARAQQAGLSWPLPPELDDVQLEVLLFRTREQAAVSVTHQPDWAAIDRELRRKGVTRQLLWEEYRRHHPDGWQYATFNENYRKWKATTGLTMRQTHRAGEKLFVDYAGLTLPLTDPRNGVVQAGQVFVATLGASDYTYAEVTRTQGIHDWIASHVRALDFFGGVPEIIVPDNLKAGVTHASRYEPELNRTYQQFAQHYDVAVIPARVRKPKDKALVEVHVQIVERRILAPLRDRVFFSLSEANEAVWELLNTLNGQPFQKRPGSRRSEFETLDQPLLRPLPAQPFEVAEWKHATVGLDYHVVVQGHAYSVPHHHVKTRVDLRLTARLIEIYRSGVRIAVHHRVPDALTSARQQTTVPDHMPAHHRYYREVGPDQLLGQAQQIGEATTTLVRAIFDGDQHPEQRKRVVTGLLRLHREYGERLEAACRRALALQAHSLQSVKSILKHRLDEAPLPDAPTALPVADHSNLRGPGYFAEIDEPGAERTLN, from the coding sequence ATGCGAAAAATCAGGGAAGTCTTGCGGTTGAAACTGGAACTGAAGCTCAGTGACCGCCTCATTGGACAAAGCGTCCAACTCGCCCGCAGCACCGTGCAGGATTACGTCGCACGCGCTCAGCAAGCGGGGCTGAGCTGGCCTCTCCCCCCAGAGCTGGACGATGTCCAGCTCGAAGTGCTGCTCTTTCGTACCCGTGAGCAGGCTGCCGTCAGTGTCACCCACCAGCCCGACTGGGCCGCCATTGACCGGGAACTGCGGCGCAAAGGCGTCACTCGTCAACTGCTGTGGGAAGAGTACCGTCGGCACCATCCGGACGGCTGGCAATACGCAACCTTCAACGAGAATTACCGGAAGTGGAAGGCCACAACGGGCCTGACCATGCGCCAGACCCACCGGGCAGGTGAGAAGCTCTTCGTCGACTACGCCGGACTGACGTTGCCCTTGACCGACCCGAGGAATGGGGTCGTCCAGGCTGGCCAGGTGTTCGTGGCCACCCTGGGTGCCAGCGACTACACCTACGCCGAAGTGACCCGAACCCAGGGCATTCACGATTGGATCGCGTCGCATGTCCGGGCGCTGGACTTCTTCGGTGGAGTGCCCGAGATCATCGTCCCGGACAACCTCAAGGCTGGCGTGACCCACGCCAGCCGCTACGAACCCGAGCTGAACCGCACCTATCAGCAATTCGCACAGCACTACGACGTCGCCGTCATCCCTGCCCGGGTCCGCAAACCCAAAGACAAGGCCCTGGTGGAAGTGCACGTGCAGATCGTGGAACGCCGCATTCTCGCCCCGCTGCGCGACCGGGTGTTCTTCAGCCTGTCCGAGGCGAACGAAGCGGTCTGGGAACTGCTGAACACCCTCAATGGGCAACCCTTTCAGAAGAGGCCAGGCAGTCGCCGCAGTGAGTTCGAAACCCTGGATCAACCCCTGCTGCGCCCCTTGCCCGCCCAGCCCTTCGAGGTGGCCGAGTGGAAGCACGCCACGGTCGGTCTGGACTACCACGTCGTCGTCCAGGGGCACGCGTACAGCGTGCCCCATCACCACGTCAAGACCCGGGTGGATCTGCGACTCACCGCGCGGTTGATCGAGATCTACCGTTCAGGCGTACGGATCGCGGTTCATCACCGGGTCCCCGACGCGCTGACGTCGGCCCGGCAACAGACCACGGTGCCGGACCACATGCCCGCCCACCACCGGTACTACCGCGAGGTGGGTCCGGACCAACTCCTGGGTCAGGCTCAGCAGATTGGGGAGGCCACGACGACCCTGGTGCGCGCCATCTTCGACGGAGATCAACATCCTGAACAGAGAAAGCGCGTCGTGACGGGTCTGCTTCGCCTGCACCGCGAGTACGGGGAGCGGCTGGAAGCGGCCTGTCGGCGGGCGTTGGCTCTGCAAGCGCACAGCTTGCAGAGCGTGAAATCCATCCTGAAGCACCGTCTGGACGAAGCGCCACTCCCCGATGCCCCCACCGCACTCCCTGTAGCCGACCACAGCAATCTGCGTGGTCCTGGGTACTTCGCAGAGATCGACGAACCGGGTGCCGAGCGCACCCTGAATTGA
- a CDS encoding DUF3105 domain-containing protein, with the protein MGQTFPNQGQEHIAVGAQHPAYNSFPATSGWHYAQPQPWGTFVYEIAPEALVHNLEHGGVVIQYNPSLLKQDVGQLEAIQRRFPNKTVVAPNSQLEVPLALTAWRRLYTLDTLDEANIVEFIERYKNRAPERFPD; encoded by the coding sequence ATGGGCCAGACGTTTCCCAATCAGGGCCAGGAACACATCGCCGTCGGTGCCCAGCACCCCGCGTACAATTCCTTCCCTGCCACGAGTGGCTGGCATTACGCTCAGCCCCAGCCCTGGGGGACCTTCGTGTATGAAATCGCGCCGGAGGCGCTGGTGCACAACCTGGAGCACGGTGGCGTGGTCATTCAGTACAATCCGTCGCTCCTGAAGCAGGACGTCGGGCAACTGGAGGCCATTCAGCGGCGCTTCCCGAACAAGACCGTCGTGGCACCCAACTCGCAACTCGAAGTCCCGCTGGCCCTGACCGCCTGGCGCCGGCTGTACACCCTGGACACGTTGGATGAGGCGAACATCGTCGAGTTTATTGAGCGGTACAAGAACCGTGCTCCTGAACGCTTCCCTGACTGA
- a CDS encoding IS701 family transposase → MARSLPRWTRHFPTWFAPFLVHFRHRAQRTWAPLYVRGLCSTVHRKSMQPLAAVVAPGKEDHLQQFITDSPWLTEPLETLLAQRAQQMLGGKDAVLIIDDTCLTKFGTKSVGVARQYSGQVGKITPCQCLVSLTLAQHDLPVPLALRLFLPQEWTNDPARLRAAGVPLEHQPPQTKCELALKELDRVRPHVTFGMVLADAGYGVNARFRQALTERGLLWSVGITRTQTVYPRDVRLIPIPRIFRGRKPTHPTPSEDRLSVEEVLAGAAWQHLVWRHGTKGPLSGRFAAEYVRLADGEEYARSQHLPGQAAWIIGEQRRGEERKYYVCNLPPDTPLSRLVEVTKRRWACELSHRELKDEVGLDHFEGRSWQGLHHHAVLCMVALTFLQWLRLTQPDDLRGDTIPAIRAEVAGDLPLPPPCRRCHTCTALFSGP, encoded by the coding sequence ATGGCTCGTTCTCTGCCTCGCTGGACCCGACATTTCCCTACCTGGTTTGCGCCCTTTCTGGTGCATTTTCGCCACCGAGCCCAGCGGACCTGGGCGCCTCTGTACGTCCGTGGATTGTGCAGCACGGTCCACCGAAAAAGCATGCAGCCCTTGGCTGCCGTCGTGGCGCCCGGGAAAGAGGACCATCTCCAGCAGTTCATCACCGACAGCCCCTGGCTGACCGAACCCCTGGAAACCCTGCTCGCTCAGCGGGCTCAGCAGATGCTGGGTGGCAAAGACGCCGTGCTGATCATCGACGACACCTGCTTGACAAAGTTCGGCACCAAGTCTGTCGGCGTCGCCCGTCAGTATTCCGGGCAGGTCGGGAAGATCACCCCCTGTCAATGCCTCGTCTCCCTGACGTTGGCCCAGCACGACTTGCCGGTTCCGCTCGCCCTACGGCTCTTCTTGCCACAGGAGTGGACCAACGATCCCGCTCGGCTCAGGGCGGCTGGTGTTCCGTTGGAACACCAGCCGCCACAGACCAAGTGCGAACTGGCGCTGAAAGAGTTGGACCGGGTGCGTCCACACGTCACCTTCGGCATGGTTCTGGCGGATGCGGGGTACGGCGTGAACGCCCGGTTCCGGCAGGCACTCACCGAGCGAGGACTGCTGTGGTCGGTCGGCATCACCCGCACGCAGACGGTCTATCCCAGGGACGTTCGCTTGATCCCCATCCCTCGGATCTTCCGGGGCAGGAAACCGACGCACCCAACCCCATCCGAGGACCGACTGTCGGTAGAAGAAGTGCTGGCGGGTGCTGCATGGCAGCACCTGGTATGGCGACATGGAACCAAAGGCCCGCTCTCCGGACGCTTCGCGGCTGAATACGTTCGCCTGGCAGACGGGGAGGAGTACGCTCGCAGTCAACATCTGCCGGGTCAAGCCGCCTGGATCATCGGAGAACAGCGACGAGGTGAGGAGCGCAAATACTACGTCTGCAATCTGCCCCCTGACACGCCGTTGTCGCGGTTGGTGGAAGTCACCAAGCGCCGCTGGGCGTGTGAGCTGAGCCACCGGGAGCTGAAGGACGAAGTCGGGCTGGACCACTTCGAGGGCCGGTCCTGGCAAGGTCTGCATCACCACGCCGTGCTGTGTATGGTGGCCCTGACCTTCCTGCAATGGCTTCGCCTCACCCAGCCCGACGACCTCAGAGGCGACACCATTCCGGCCATTCGAGCGGAGGTGGCAGGGGACTTGCCCCTGCCACCTCCTTGCCGCCGATGTCACACCTGCACCGCCTTATTCAGCGGCCCCTGA
- a CDS encoding site-specific integrase, whose amino-acid sequence MTGLEIVLAPVSLVARAERIARLEPEDLRKRAIVACRDADIQALWEITEAYLVTRGRKGAKVSPRTLETYQDSVGQFVSWAGPAGVQVLRPRASEGFAYVRHLESAGLRPSTVQVRLSGARALYAALRWTDATEANPFADVRAARDPRAAHEKRGPYSSREVDALLAKADPQERVMLLLAADCGLRNSELTTIQVGDLRLDDEHPHVMVRGKGRAGYREAAPLSLRTEQAIRAWLPHVPAGQPYLLTWRNRITVRRHVVKLCELAGVRYAGREVHGLRHTAGTRTYLETGDILEAKDLLRHRDITSTQVYVQYARRGKKAANRDW is encoded by the coding sequence ATGACCGGCCTCGAGATCGTCCTCGCTCCGGTCTCGCTGGTCGCCCGGGCGGAACGGATTGCCCGACTGGAACCAGAGGACCTGCGCAAGCGGGCCATCGTCGCCTGCCGTGACGCGGACATTCAAGCGCTCTGGGAGATTACCGAGGCGTACCTGGTGACCCGGGGACGCAAGGGGGCGAAGGTCAGCCCCAGAACCCTCGAGACCTATCAAGACAGCGTAGGGCAGTTCGTGAGCTGGGCCGGTCCGGCAGGGGTCCAGGTGCTGAGGCCCAGGGCCAGCGAGGGCTTCGCGTACGTGCGGCATCTGGAAAGCGCGGGCCTGCGCCCCAGCACTGTGCAGGTGCGGCTCAGTGGCGCACGGGCGCTCTACGCTGCTTTGAGATGGACCGATGCGACAGAGGCCAACCCCTTCGCGGACGTCCGCGCGGCACGCGATCCCCGGGCCGCCCACGAAAAGCGCGGCCCTTACAGCTCACGTGAGGTTGACGCGCTGCTCGCCAAAGCGGACCCCCAGGAACGGGTCATGCTCCTGCTCGCGGCCGACTGCGGGCTCCGGAATTCCGAGCTGACCACCATTCAGGTCGGCGATCTGCGGCTGGACGACGAACATCCCCACGTCATGGTCCGCGGCAAGGGCCGCGCCGGGTACCGCGAAGCCGCCCCCCTCAGCCTGCGCACCGAGCAGGCCATCCGCGCCTGGCTGCCGCACGTGCCCGCGGGCCAGCCCTACCTGCTCACCTGGCGCAACCGCATCACGGTCCGGCGCCACGTCGTCAAATTGTGCGAGTTGGCCGGCGTCCGCTATGCAGGACGTGAGGTCCACGGCCTGCGCCACACCGCTGGGACGCGCACCTACCTCGAGACCGGCGATATTCTCGAGGCCAAGGATTTGCTCCGGCACCGCGACATCACCTCCACCCAGGTCTACGTCCAGTACGCCAGGAGGGGCAAAAAAGCCGCCAACAGGGACTGGTAG
- a CDS encoding GAF domain-containing protein has translation MTRAAPSLPPVLARWLDLADDALFVVDGEGRILYANALTAQLAGHDSAALVGQVLERDFAGQFSPRWISGRDQARRTGQPTEYEAPSPLLGGWVRVRVVPDGDTLAVQLRDVTALRRAEALQGLSATLAEARTPADVLDALLHGIVAAAGAVGGEVVDGEGGSPQAVTGGPVPASDLPAEVRRTGQPAFRAEAPAPLVALPLCVEDEVWGVLTLVFGTGEHRGFAPPERAFLAALMQQGAQALGRVLAGERLTRQAEVLGTLGRVGPSIAAELDLGRLMQAVTDAGVALSGAEYGALFYDPSGTEAFPLYTLSGAPREAFAAFPPPRPTQVFGPTLTGQAVVRSGDITQDPRFGHNAPYRGMPPGHLPVRSYLGVPVVSRSGAVLGGLFFGHPEPERFDERAEHLLVGMAAQAAVALDNARLYQELQEERARLESRVAERTRELAEQATALEAFVRFTEAVGTRTDVQELAREALRVFRSFFADCSAAYYERGDGLWRARVWTDDIAPEVVASITGGIPLDAPAFAEAERTREPVFVDGWDAGEQQVAETEEYGTVALYPLAVGPEVPGMLAVGLKTERRWSERGRGVVRSAGRSLALSLERADSARQLAAQRDALGARTRALEAFADLSRDLTLEADAGVLIRRAQEIMLSLLPDGYSVYWEPEGERWVARSQVGDLRNEALQRELDAGLSLRETPTMWVPYQTGEPLYQDTYDGDRDGLGSRVDHIAAVASLPVRVGDRVQGVIVVGLFGGRRWTNTERALLDTVARSLSLTLEGADKARALQRRTEDLERSNAELERFAYVASHDLQEPLRTIASFTELIVRRHAESLDPQGRRYLDFVVRGAERMKSLIDDLLVFSRLNAVQEPLVPVPSAEPLAEALARLHGATEGSGARIVTGELPTVLGAPGELPQLFQNLIGNAVKFRREGVPPVVEVGAAREGEFWHFTVRDNGIGFEPEYAERVFQMFQRLHLRERYEGTGMGLAIVRKIVQRHGGRVWAEGELGVGSTFHFTLRAAEAGGQE, from the coding sequence GTGACCCGGGCTGCGCCCTCCCTGCCGCCTGTCCTCGCCCGCTGGCTGGACCTCGCGGACGACGCTCTGTTCGTCGTGGACGGGGAAGGCCGCATCCTGTACGCCAACGCGCTGACCGCGCAGCTCGCCGGGCACGACTCCGCCGCACTGGTGGGTCAGGTGCTGGAACGCGACTTCGCGGGGCAGTTCAGCCCGCGCTGGATCAGCGGGCGCGACCAGGCCCGGCGCACGGGGCAGCCCACCGAGTACGAGGCGCCGAGTCCCCTGCTGGGCGGCTGGGTGCGGGTGCGGGTGGTGCCGGACGGGGACACGCTGGCCGTGCAACTGCGCGACGTGACCGCCTTGCGCCGCGCCGAGGCCCTGCAAGGCCTGAGCGCGACCCTCGCCGAAGCCCGCACCCCCGCCGACGTGCTGGACGCACTGCTGCACGGGATCGTGGCCGCCGCCGGGGCGGTGGGGGGTGAGGTCGTGGACGGGGAGGGCGGCTCTCCCCAGGCCGTGACCGGCGGCCCCGTCCCCGCATCCGACCTCCCCGCCGAGGTCCGGCGCACCGGGCAGCCCGCCTTCCGGGCAGAGGCTCCCGCTCCCCTCGTCGCCCTGCCCCTGTGCGTGGAGGATGAGGTGTGGGGGGTACTCACGCTGGTCTTCGGAACGGGCGAGCACCGCGGCTTCGCCCCCCCCGAGCGGGCCTTTCTGGCGGCCCTGATGCAGCAGGGTGCCCAGGCCCTGGGCCGCGTGCTGGCGGGCGAACGCCTGACCCGGCAGGCCGAAGTGCTGGGCACCCTGGGCCGGGTCGGGCCGTCCATCGCCGCCGAACTCGACCTCGGGCGGCTGATGCAGGCCGTGACCGACGCGGGCGTGGCGCTCAGTGGGGCCGAATATGGGGCGCTGTTCTACGACCCGTCCGGCACCGAAGCCTTCCCCCTGTACACCCTCTCGGGAGCGCCGCGCGAGGCCTTCGCCGCCTTTCCCCCGCCGCGCCCGACCCAGGTCTTCGGGCCGACCCTGACCGGGCAGGCCGTGGTGCGCTCGGGCGACATCACCCAGGACCCGCGCTTCGGGCACAACGCACCCTACCGGGGGATGCCGCCGGGGCACCTCCCGGTGCGCAGCTACCTCGGGGTGCCGGTGGTGTCGCGCTCGGGAGCGGTGCTGGGAGGGCTGTTCTTCGGGCACCCGGAGCCGGAGCGCTTCGACGAGCGGGCCGAGCATCTGCTGGTGGGAATGGCCGCGCAGGCGGCGGTGGCCCTCGACAACGCGCGGCTCTATCAGGAATTGCAGGAGGAACGCGCCCGGCTGGAAAGCCGCGTGGCGGAGCGCACCCGCGAACTCGCCGAGCAGGCGACCGCGCTCGAAGCCTTCGTGCGCTTTACCGAGGCGGTCGGCACCCGCACCGACGTGCAGGAACTCGCGCGGGAGGCCCTGCGGGTGTTCCGCTCCTTTTTTGCCGACTGCAGCGCCGCGTACTACGAGCGCGGGGACGGACTCTGGCGGGCACGTGTCTGGACCGACGACATCGCCCCGGAGGTGGTGGCCTCCATCACGGGCGGCATTCCGCTGGACGCGCCGGCCTTCGCCGAGGCCGAACGCACCCGTGAGCCAGTCTTTGTCGACGGCTGGGACGCGGGCGAGCAGCAGGTCGCCGAGACCGAGGAGTACGGCACGGTGGCCCTCTACCCGCTGGCGGTGGGGCCGGAGGTGCCGGGGATGCTCGCGGTCGGCCTCAAGACCGAGCGGCGGTGGTCCGAGCGCGGGCGCGGGGTCGTGCGCTCAGCCGGACGCAGCCTCGCGCTCTCGCTGGAACGGGCCGACAGCGCCCGGCAGCTTGCCGCGCAGCGCGACGCCCTGGGAGCCCGCACCCGCGCCCTGGAAGCCTTCGCCGACCTCTCGCGCGACCTGACGCTGGAGGCCGACGCGGGGGTGCTGATTCGCCGGGCGCAGGAGATCATGCTCTCGCTGCTGCCCGACGGCTACTCGGTGTACTGGGAGCCGGAAGGGGAGCGCTGGGTGGCCCGCTCGCAGGTGGGCGACCTGCGCAACGAGGCTTTGCAACGCGAACTTGACGCGGGGCTGTCGCTGCGGGAGACCCCGACCATGTGGGTGCCCTACCAGACGGGCGAGCCGCTCTATCAGGACACCTACGACGGGGACCGCGACGGGCTGGGCAGCCGGGTGGATCACATTGCGGCGGTCGCCTCGCTTCCGGTGCGGGTGGGGGACCGGGTGCAGGGGGTGATCGTGGTGGGCCTCTTCGGGGGGCGGCGCTGGACGAACACCGAGCGGGCGCTGCTCGACACGGTGGCCCGCAGTCTCAGCCTGACCCTGGAGGGCGCCGACAAGGCCCGCGCCCTCCAGCGCCGCACCGAGGACCTTGAGCGCAGCAACGCCGAACTCGAACGCTTCGCCTACGTCGCCTCGCACGACCTGCAAGAGCCGCTGCGGACCATCGCCAGCTTCACCGAGCTGATCGTGCGGCGCCACGCGGAGAGCCTCGACCCCCAGGGACGCCGGTACCTCGACTTCGTGGTCCGGGGCGCCGAGCGCATGAAGAGCCTGATCGACGACCTCCTCGTCTTCTCGCGCCTGAACGCCGTACAAGAACCGTTGGTGCCCGTGCCCAGCGCCGAGCCGCTCGCGGAGGCCCTTGCCCGGCTGCACGGCGCCACCGAGGGGAGTGGAGCACGGATCGTGACGGGTGAGCTGCCTACCGTGCTGGGAGCGCCCGGCGAACTGCCCCAGCTGTTCCAGAACCTGATTGGCAACGCGGTCAAGTTCCGCCGCGAGGGGGTACCGCCCGTCGTGGAGGTCGGGGCCGCGCGCGAGGGCGAGTTCTGGCACTTCACCGTGCGCGACAACGGCATCGGTTTCGAACCCGAGTACGCCGAACGTGTCTTCCAGATGTTCCAGCGCCTCCACCTGCGCGAGCGCTACGAGGGCACCGGCATGGGCCTCGCCATCGTGCGCAAGATCGTGCAGCGTCACGGGGGCCGCGTCTGGGCCGAGGGCGAGCTGGGGGTGGGCAGCACCTTTCACTTCACCCTGCGGGCGGCAGAGGCCGGAGGGCAGGAGTAG
- a CDS encoding IS3 family transposase (programmed frameshift): MKGKRYTEQQILDILGQLEAGTPLSDLTRLHGVAMTTIYRWKAKYGGMTKDETRKFRQLEAENQRLKKLVADLSLDNAMLKEVGGAKVVTPGTSSQAQTPLKKQMVTLLRDSFAVSERRACRVLGFSRTTQRRNSPKREKDQRLVERLRTLARERPRFGYRRIHLMLGREGETVNHKRVYRIYRAEGLAVRKKERRKLSVGERQQKPAVSAPNQRWSLDFMSDQLASGQRFRVLNVVDDFTRECLVMHVGTSITGHDVVRALEAVVRFRGAPQSITTDNGPEFAGKGLDLWTHGRGITHTFIRPGKPVENAYIESFNGRVRDECLNLHWFQSLDQARLILSAWRQDYNAVRPHTSLGGRTPNEFARLEQAG, translated from the exons ATGAAAGGCAAACGGTACACCGAACAACAGATCCTGGACATCCTCGGGCAGCTTGAGGCAGGCACGCCGCTGAGCGATCTGACGCGACTCCATGGAGTCGCGATGACGACCATCTACCGCTGGAAAGCCAAATACGGTGGGATGACCAAAGACGAGACCCGCAAGTTTCGCCAGTTGGAAGCAGAAAACCAGCGCCTGAAGAAGTTGGTAGCGGATCTGTCGCTCGACAACGCCATGCTGAAGGAGGTGG GTGGGGCGAAAGTGGTGACGCCTGGGACGTCGTCCCAGGCGCAGACGCCCCTCAAAAAGCAGATGGTGACCCTGCTGCGGGATTCTTTTGCGGTCAGCGAACGTCGGGCCTGCCGGGTGCTGGGCTTTTCCCGGACCACGCAAAGACGGAACAGCCCCAAAAGGGAAAAAGACCAACGCCTGGTCGAGCGTCTCCGCACACTGGCCCGAGAGCGACCTCGGTTCGGGTACCGGCGGATTCACCTGATGCTGGGTCGAGAGGGCGAGACCGTCAACCACAAGCGCGTCTACCGGATCTACCGGGCTGAAGGGCTGGCCGTTCGAAAGAAGGAGCGCCGCAAGCTCAGTGTAGGAGAGCGACAGCAGAAACCTGCGGTTTCTGCGCCCAATCAGCGGTGGAGCCTCGACTTCATGTCGGACCAGCTGGCCTCCGGGCAGCGGTTTCGGGTCCTGAACGTCGTGGATGACTTCACCCGGGAGTGCCTGGTGATGCACGTCGGGACCTCCATCACCGGGCATGACGTCGTCCGCGCTCTGGAAGCGGTGGTCCGCTTCCGGGGGGCACCGCAGTCGATCACCACCGACAATGGCCCAGAGTTCGCGGGCAAGGGCCTGGATCTCTGGACCCATGGGCGTGGCATCACGCACACCTTCATCCGGCCGGGGAAGCCCGTCGAGAACGCTTACATCGAGAGTTTCAACGGCCGTGTCCGGGACGAGTGTCTGAATCTGCACTGGTTCCAAAGCTTGGATCAGGCACGCCTGATCCTCTCTGCCTGGCGCCAGGACTACAACGCCGTCAGGCCGCATACCTCGCTCGGTGGACGGACCCCGAACGAATTCGCCCGCCTCGAACAGGCGGGCTGA
- the istB gene encoding IS21-like element helper ATPase IstB, whose product MLPHPVIQQLRALKLDGMALALQEQQEQPGLRELSFEERLTLLVDRERACRDTRGLQRRLTAARLKVNASLEEVDVKHPRGLDARLLRSLAQGQWLAEKRGVIITGPTGVGKTFIGCALAHQACRQGFTALYAQTGRLLQELTLAKGDGRYLKLLASIARVNVLILDDWGLDVPTAEGRRILLEILDDRYERASTIITSQFPTPAWHANLGDPTLADAILDRVLHHAYRIELRGESLRKKSRKLTPETVSLS is encoded by the coding sequence ATGTTGCCCCATCCGGTGATTCAACAGTTGCGCGCCCTGAAGCTCGATGGCATGGCGCTCGCTTTGCAAGAACAACAGGAACAACCTGGTCTCCGCGAGCTGAGCTTCGAGGAACGACTCACCTTGCTGGTCGACCGTGAGCGGGCCTGCCGGGATACCCGGGGCTTGCAGCGCCGCCTGACGGCGGCGCGTTTGAAGGTCAATGCGAGCCTGGAAGAGGTGGATGTGAAACACCCGAGGGGGCTGGATGCCCGGTTGCTGCGTTCACTGGCCCAGGGTCAGTGGCTCGCCGAAAAAAGGGGGGTCATCATCACCGGCCCCACGGGCGTCGGGAAGACGTTCATCGGGTGTGCCCTGGCGCACCAGGCTTGCCGTCAGGGCTTCACGGCGTTGTATGCGCAAACCGGGCGACTGTTGCAGGAACTGACCCTGGCGAAAGGGGATGGACGGTATCTGAAGCTCCTGGCGAGCATCGCCAGGGTGAACGTCCTGATTCTGGATGACTGGGGGCTGGATGTGCCCACAGCGGAAGGTCGAAGGATTTTGCTGGAGATTCTGGATGACCGCTATGAACGGGCTTCGACGATCATTACCAGTCAGTTCCCGACCCCGGCCTGGCACGCGAATCTGGGAGATCCCACGCTGGCGGACGCGATCTTGGATCGCGTCCTGCATCACGCCTACCGGATCGAACTTCGGGGAGAAAGCCTCAGAAAGAAGAGCAGGAAGTTGACCCCGGAGACGGTCAGCCTTTCATAA
- a CDS encoding PadR family transcriptional regulator, producing the protein MPPGPQINMNAMKVMAVLYSDTTGQQYGLSLSRATGIGNGTLYPILDKLEDLKLIQACWEEINPRVAGRRPRRFYTLTGEGIRTFEAARAALFPPGLAGVARA; encoded by the coding sequence ATGCCCCCCGGCCCACAGATCAACATGAATGCCATGAAGGTCATGGCCGTCCTGTACAGCGACACGACTGGGCAGCAGTACGGTCTGAGCTTGAGCCGGGCCACTGGGATCGGGAACGGCACGCTGTACCCCATCCTGGACAAGCTGGAGGACCTGAAGCTCATTCAGGCCTGCTGGGAGGAGATCAATCCGCGGGTGGCTGGTCGGCGCCCGAGGCGCTTTTACACCCTCACGGGTGAAGGGATCAGGACCTTCGAAGCTGCACGCGCCGCGCTGTTTCCTCCAGGGCTCGCTGGTGTAGCGCGTGCCTGA